The proteins below come from a single Arthrobacter sp. zg-Y1171 genomic window:
- a CDS encoding DUF3043 domain-containing protein gives MFGRKKEAPTAQETVDQAAAADQAANVRVGKGAPTPRRKDQVAARRRPLVPDDRKAAKAANREALREERLKTRRALDTGEERYLPLRDKGPNRRFVRDIVDARWNLGEFIMIAALVFVLFSFIQSVDVQLIVMAAFWVLILLVIADSFMLRRQIRKRLTAKFGGPNPGDVWYGVSRSLQLRRFRLPKPQVTRGQYPS, from the coding sequence GTGTTCGGACGAAAGAAAGAAGCGCCCACCGCGCAGGAAACTGTGGACCAGGCAGCTGCCGCTGACCAGGCAGCCAACGTACGGGTGGGCAAGGGAGCCCCGACGCCCCGCCGCAAGGACCAGGTAGCCGCCCGCCGGCGGCCGCTGGTGCCTGACGACCGGAAGGCGGCCAAGGCTGCCAACCGCGAGGCACTCCGGGAGGAGCGGCTGAAGACCCGCCGCGCGCTGGACACCGGCGAGGAGCGTTACCTTCCCCTTCGGGACAAGGGCCCCAACCGCCGGTTTGTCCGCGACATTGTCGATGCCCGCTGGAACCTCGGCGAATTCATCATGATCGCTGCGCTGGTGTTCGTCCTGTTCAGCTTCATCCAGAGCGTCGATGTCCAGCTGATTGTGATGGCTGCGTTCTGGGTACTCATCCTTTTGGTCATTGCGGACAGCTTTATGCTGCGCCGGCAGATCCGGAAGCGCTTGACGGCCAAGTTCGGCGGACCCAATCCCGGTGATGTCTGGTATGGGGTTTCCCGGTCCCTGCAGCTGCGGCGTTTCCGCCTGCCCAAGCCGCAGGTCACCCGCGGCCAGTACCCTTCCTAG
- a CDS encoding iron-sulfur cluster assembly accessory protein, which produces MSVSTSENKTAAAEAELPVHEVLLSDVAAQKVRSLLEQEGRTDLRLRVAVQPGGCSGLIYQLYFDERVLDGDAVRDFDGVEVIVDKMSVPYLSGASIDFEDTISKQGFTIDNPNAGGSCACGDSFH; this is translated from the coding sequence ATGAGCGTTTCCACCAGCGAAAACAAGACCGCCGCAGCAGAGGCCGAGCTGCCCGTACACGAAGTACTGCTGTCGGATGTAGCAGCACAGAAGGTCCGCAGCCTGCTGGAGCAGGAAGGCCGCACCGACCTCCGTCTCCGTGTGGCAGTCCAGCCCGGAGGCTGCTCGGGACTCATCTACCAGCTCTACTTCGACGAACGCGTCCTCGACGGCGACGCCGTCCGTGACTTCGACGGCGTCGAGGTCATCGTGGACAAGATGAGCGTTCCCTACCTGTCCGGCGCGTCGATCGACTTCGAGGACACCATCTCGAAGCAGGGGTTCACCATCGACAACCCCAATGCCGGCGGCTCATGCGCCTGTGGAGATTCCTTCCACTAG
- a CDS encoding dipeptidase produces the protein MTSNPTPDANPSSADVHEDALRASVAADFPRTVEQLKSLVSIPGIAWDSFDPEHLNRSAAAVAELVREAGIEDVQVLRVDNNGTPGGPAVVARRPARAGAPTVLLYAHHDVQPPGDPDLWESDPFTAEERNGRLYGRGAADDKAGIMAHIGALRALEDVLGEESGVGVTLFIEGEEEAGSPTFRTFLETYQDLLRADVIVVADSGNWKVGVPALTTSLRGLVDGTVEVQVLDHAVHSGMFGGPVLDAPTLLARLIATFHDDAGDVAIAGLVSGDDAAVDYPETDFRADSSLLDGVRLAGTGSIASRLWTKPALSIIGIDVPTVAMSSNTIQPKARAKFSLRLAPGQSPEEAMAAVEAHVQAHAPFGAKVTFTPGEQGNAFATDTSASAARTALWALERAWGVQPVESGMGGSIPFISDLVELFPEAQILITGVEDPDSRAHSANESLDLGDFRNAILAEALLLARLGAVAG, from the coding sequence ATGACTTCCAACCCCACTCCAGACGCAAATCCCTCATCCGCGGACGTCCACGAAGACGCCCTCCGTGCCAGCGTGGCCGCGGATTTCCCGCGGACCGTCGAGCAGCTCAAGTCCCTGGTGAGCATTCCGGGCATCGCGTGGGACTCCTTTGATCCCGAGCACCTCAACCGCAGTGCCGCCGCCGTCGCCGAGTTGGTCCGCGAAGCCGGCATCGAAGACGTCCAGGTGCTGCGCGTGGACAACAACGGCACGCCCGGCGGCCCCGCCGTCGTCGCCCGCCGTCCCGCCCGGGCCGGCGCGCCCACCGTTCTGCTGTACGCCCACCACGATGTCCAGCCGCCCGGGGACCCGGACCTCTGGGAGTCCGACCCGTTCACCGCCGAAGAGCGCAACGGACGGCTCTACGGCCGCGGCGCCGCTGATGACAAGGCCGGCATCATGGCGCATATCGGTGCGCTGCGTGCCCTGGAAGACGTCCTGGGGGAGGAGTCCGGCGTCGGCGTCACCCTGTTCATCGAAGGTGAGGAAGAAGCCGGGTCCCCGACCTTCCGCACCTTCCTGGAGACCTACCAGGACCTGCTGCGCGCCGACGTCATTGTGGTGGCCGATTCGGGCAACTGGAAGGTAGGCGTACCGGCGCTCACCACGAGCCTGCGCGGGCTGGTGGACGGCACGGTCGAGGTCCAGGTGCTGGACCACGCCGTGCACTCGGGGATGTTCGGCGGTCCGGTGCTGGACGCGCCCACCCTGCTGGCCCGGTTGATTGCGACCTTCCATGACGACGCCGGTGACGTTGCCATCGCCGGACTCGTGTCCGGCGACGACGCCGCAGTGGACTACCCCGAAACGGACTTCCGTGCCGATTCGTCGCTGCTCGACGGCGTCCGGCTCGCCGGAACGGGCTCCATTGCCTCCCGGCTGTGGACCAAGCCCGCCCTGTCGATCATCGGCATAGATGTGCCGACCGTGGCGATGTCCTCCAACACCATCCAGCCGAAGGCCCGCGCGAAGTTCAGCCTGCGCCTGGCCCCCGGGCAGAGCCCGGAGGAAGCCATGGCAGCCGTCGAGGCGCACGTCCAGGCCCACGCTCCCTTCGGTGCCAAGGTCACCTTCACGCCGGGGGAGCAGGGCAATGCCTTCGCTACCGACACCAGCGCCAGCGCCGCACGCACCGCGCTGTGGGCCCTGGAACGGGCGTGGGGGGTGCAGCCGGTGGAATCGGGCATGGGCGGATCCATCCCGTTCATTTCGGACCTCGTGGAACTGTTCCCGGAGGCGCAGATCCTGATCACCGGCGTCGAAGATCCGGATTCCCGCGCCCACAGCGCCAACGAGTCGCTGGACCTGGGCGACTTCCGGAACGCGATCCTGGCCGAAGCGCTGCTCCTTGCCCGCCTTGGCGCCGTTGCCGGCTAG